From Syntrophaceae bacterium, one genomic window encodes:
- a CDS encoding cupin domain-containing protein: MAMEGVKDVWKQVPLGKADGVPAFSFRVFTILPGGHTPFHTHPFEHMNYFIEGEGAVVLESGEERPVKKGDFVLVLPGEKHRYRNPSADKPLVMICAVPKEYE; encoded by the coding sequence ATGGCGATGGAGGGGGTCAAGGACGTCTGGAAGCAGGTCCCCCTCGGAAAGGCCGACGGGGTTCCGGCGTTCTCGTTCCGGGTCTTCACCATCCTGCCCGGCGGGCATACGCCCTTTCACACCCACCCCTTCGAGCACATGAACTACTTCATCGAGGGAGAGGGGGCCGTCGTCCTGGAGAGCGGCGAGGAGCGGCCCGTGAAGAAGGGCGACTTCGTCCTCGTCCTTCCCGGAGAGAAACACCGCTACCGGAACCCCTCTGCGGACAAGCCGCTCGTCATGATCTGCGCGGTGCCGAAGGAGTACGAATAG